In Methylomagnum ishizawai, one DNA window encodes the following:
- a CDS encoding baseplate J/gp47 family protein, whose protein sequence is MTFQIKDAVSIAASHINLARSMQDRVTDFGVGSKARTLLEAPAIELDMLYQAMFHGLLEAIEVSVYQSFGFGQLPASAAYNFVRFAVDAAPDAPITIPAGTQVQVLGGTVKYVTRTAATLTAPATSVSVLAYCDTAGSVGNTAADTITEWADTPVDGIAAITNPAAFVNGADLETADARKARFQAYIQSLGKGQVAALRYAALQCVLADDTGTVIERVAYAYVDEPWEAEPDTYPIGLVNVYIHNGAGATSAGLVALVKRTIDGYWADADTPVMGWKAAGAHVDVYAASEIGVNVTGVLALADGHAAASVIAAARAATTTYIQSIPQGGTFVLSELVARLKRDIAGVASVIISLPDNTDIGFAPGQKPMPGTITLTVDP, encoded by the coding sequence GTGACCTTCCAGATCAAGGACGCCGTTTCCATCGCGGCCAGCCATATCAACCTCGCCCGGTCCATGCAGGACCGGGTGACGGATTTCGGCGTCGGCAGCAAGGCCCGCACGCTGCTGGAAGCCCCGGCCATCGAGCTGGATATGCTCTACCAGGCCATGTTCCATGGGTTGCTGGAGGCTATCGAGGTCTCGGTCTACCAGAGCTTCGGTTTCGGCCAGCTTCCGGCCTCGGCGGCTTATAACTTCGTGCGCTTCGCGGTCGATGCCGCGCCGGATGCGCCCATCACCATCCCGGCGGGCACCCAGGTCCAGGTGCTGGGCGGAACCGTGAAATACGTCACGCGGACCGCCGCCACCCTCACGGCCCCGGCCACCAGCGTATCCGTGCTGGCCTATTGCGACACGGCGGGCAGCGTGGGCAACACGGCGGCCGATACCATCACCGAATGGGCCGACACGCCGGTCGATGGCATCGCCGCCATCACCAACCCCGCCGCGTTCGTCAATGGCGCGGACCTGGAAACCGCGGATGCCCGCAAGGCCAGGTTCCAAGCCTACATCCAATCGCTCGGCAAGGGGCAGGTGGCCGCCCTCCGCTATGCGGCCCTGCAATGCGTCCTGGCCGACGACACCGGCACCGTGATCGAGCGCGTGGCCTATGCCTATGTGGATGAGCCGTGGGAAGCCGAACCGGATACCTATCCCATCGGCCTGGTGAACGTGTACATCCATAACGGGGCCGGGGCCACGTCCGCCGGACTGGTGGCCTTGGTGAAGCGGACCATCGACGGCTATTGGGCCGACGCCGACACGCCGGTCATGGGCTGGAAGGCGGCGGGGGCGCATGTCGACGTGTATGCCGCCTCCGAAATAGGCGTGAATGTCACGGGCGTTTTGGCCCTCGCCGACGGCCATGCCGCAGCCTCGGTCATCGCCGCCGCCCGCGCCGCCACCACCACCTATATCCAGTCCATCCCGCAGGGCGGCACATTCGTCCTGTCCGAACTCGTCGCCCGCCTCAAGCGCGATATCGCCGGGGTGGCCTCCGTAATCATCTCCCTCCCCGACAACACGGATATCGGGTTCGCCCCCGGCCAGAAGCCCATGCCGGGCACAATCACCTTGACGGTAGACCCATGA
- a CDS encoding RHS repeat domain-containing protein, with translation MAEQSYPTDTEVFLVLRNQEADIFGWGCYNPSDCSPCGTYILSETSPPQHGSIRSEVESYVAPSGHYCAGFTFPVTRAYYTWTDGSKAPSVDFFALNWSIPGVPEVDENGNYLALLVPPLKNLGECCPAEGNPLNPGTGNKFQVETDYVGAAHTQLEFQRYYNSQDGGNWHSTYHRNLTPPAAVGDNVQIIRADGRVDTFAPVAGAWQADPDVTSRLAAVTDGGGTQTGWKLTLDDDSIERYALDGRLNSITTRAGLVTTLSYNANNQLTQVTGPFGHTLVFAYDPYGTLVKMTTPDGKDYLYTYDGYNNLAAVTYPDGTARSYQYEHATFHNALTGITDGNGQRYATFGYDDQGRAISSVHAGGADSTTLAFNANGTTTVTDARNNTHSYTFSTQFDLVKPTGLTGTPVPNMGGKSISYDANGFVASRTDFRNIRTTYKHNTRGLETSRTEAVGKPEARTITTAWHPTLHLPTQINEPGRVTAFTYDAKGNLTRLTVTAGALVQTWNYGYNGKGQVTQIDGPRTDAADITQYAYDAQGNLTAITDALGHITSIPSHDANGRPLSLVNPNGLTTTLAYDAHGRLLSSTVGGETTAYTYDNAGQLLKITRPDGSYLSYQYDAAHRLTQVGDSAGNTTTYTLDASGNPTKVVVGGTGAGFTRTLAYDALDRLIKMVGAQGQTTKYTYDGNGNLTGITDPLLNATGLAYDALNRLVSNTDPAGNPTQYQYDANDNLTQVIDPRNLATQYGYDGLGRRLQTLSPDTGNTQNSYDAAGNLLASTDARGKTAHYTYDALNRLTGIDYGSGTPTVLTYDGGGNGIGHLTRIADDTGSTDWTYDAHGRVLTRTQAIGTVVRQTAYAYDAYGRVSQITYPSGKKIALGYDGAGRIAQLKLGATTLVQNIQYTAFGAVGGWTWGNGQTYQRAFDADGRPAQYPLGGRTRSLAYDKAGRITDYADTDPTLSQRFGYDKLDRLVSAALNPTAALGSGQVLTGYGYDADGNRLSEQVQAGSTLSTGYGYDPASNRLAQVTPPGQAPLAYAYDAAGNTLGDGANTFLYNDRGRLVQANTTKYLVNGLGQRVKKSGPLGTSLFAYDGDGRLVGEYASAGGQPREVVYLGDIPVAYLSLTSVYYIHSDHLNAPRALVDATNKTVWRWDAGPFGAELPDEDPDGNGTKVAFNWRLPGQYYDAETGLHYNYARDYDPGTGRYVESDPIGLKGGINTYGYVGNNPVGLVDPSGLDGTGPWTGFGSDILVPGNLKALVEGALVGAIVESAAIAAGELGATEAAGTIIFRVQGGILPNASKVRFAVDEAGKLSIQGSDMLFINVGQKARALEFLAKRGDQAYLIQCKVRQKFIDKLRASAVDQRVGRQSPGAPQRVDATRAADQYGIPSNMFEELLDNIISGTIKVTIQ, from the coding sequence ATGGCAGAGCAATCCTATCCGACCGATACCGAGGTATTCCTGGTACTCCGCAACCAGGAAGCCGATATCTTTGGTTGGGGTTGCTACAACCCGAGCGATTGCTCTCCTTGTGGAACCTATATCCTCTCGGAAACCTCCCCACCCCAGCATGGATCGATCCGCTCCGAAGTGGAAAGCTATGTTGCCCCATCGGGGCATTATTGCGCTGGCTTTACCTTTCCCGTGACCAGGGCTTATTACACCTGGACCGACGGATCGAAAGCGCCCAGTGTGGACTTCTTCGCCCTCAACTGGTCGATTCCCGGCGTGCCAGAAGTCGACGAGAACGGCAATTACCTCGCGCTACTCGTCCCACCCCTCAAGAACCTCGGCGAATGCTGCCCCGCCGAGGGTAATCCCCTGAATCCGGGGACCGGCAATAAATTCCAGGTCGAGACCGACTATGTGGGGGCCGCCCACACCCAGCTCGAATTCCAGCGCTACTACAATAGCCAGGACGGCGGCAACTGGCACAGCACCTACCACCGCAACCTGACGCCACCGGCGGCTGTTGGCGACAACGTCCAGATCATCCGCGCCGATGGGCGTGTCGATACCTTCGCGCCGGTTGCGGGCGCATGGCAGGCCGACCCGGACGTGACCAGCCGCCTCGCCGCCGTTACCGATGGCGGCGGAACCCAGACCGGCTGGAAGCTCACTCTGGACGACGATAGCATCGAACGCTATGCCCTCGATGGCCGCTTGAACTCCATCACCACCCGCGCGGGCTTAGTCACCACACTTTCCTACAACGCCAACAATCAGTTGACCCAAGTGACCGGCCCCTTCGGCCATACGCTGGTTTTCGCCTACGACCCATACGGGACGCTCGTCAAGATGACGACGCCCGACGGCAAGGACTATCTCTATACCTACGATGGCTATAACAACCTGGCCGCCGTGACCTACCCCGACGGTACGGCGCGGAGCTATCAATACGAACACGCCACGTTCCACAACGCCCTGACCGGCATCACCGACGGGAACGGCCAACGCTACGCGACCTTCGGCTACGACGACCAGGGCCGGGCCATCTCCAGCGTCCACGCGGGTGGGGCCGACAGCACAACCCTGGCCTTCAACGCCAACGGTACCACCACCGTCACCGATGCCCGCAACAACACCCACAGCTATACCTTCTCCACCCAATTCGACCTGGTGAAGCCGACCGGCCTGACCGGAACCCCGGTGCCGAACATGGGGGGCAAATCCATCAGCTACGACGCCAACGGCTTCGTCGCCAGCCGGACCGACTTCAGGAACATCAGGACCACCTATAAGCACAACACCCGTGGCTTGGAGACCTCGCGCACGGAGGCCGTGGGCAAGCCGGAGGCGCGGACCATCACGACCGCGTGGCATCCCACCCTCCACTTGCCGACCCAGATCAACGAGCCGGGCCGGGTGACGGCCTTCACCTACGACGCCAAGGGAAATTTGACCCGTCTGACCGTGACCGCCGGGGCACTGGTCCAGACCTGGAACTACGGCTACAACGGCAAGGGGCAAGTCACCCAGATCGACGGCCCGCGCACCGACGCCGCCGACATCACCCAGTACGCCTACGACGCCCAAGGCAACCTGACCGCCATCACCGACGCACTGGGCCATATCACTTCGATCCCCAGCCACGACGCCAATGGCCGTCCGCTCAGCCTGGTGAACCCGAACGGCCTGACCACCACCCTGGCCTACGACGCCCACGGGCGGCTGCTGTCCAGTACGGTCGGCGGCGAGACGACGGCCTACACCTACGACAACGCGGGCCAATTGCTGAAGATCACCCGGCCCGACGGCAGCTATCTCAGCTACCAATACGACGCCGCCCACCGCCTGACCCAGGTCGGCGACAGCGCGGGCAACACCACCACCTATACCCTCGACGCCAGCGGCAACCCCACCAAGGTGGTGGTCGGCGGCACTGGCGCGGGCTTCACCCGCACCCTGGCCTACGACGCGCTCGACCGGCTTATCAAAATGGTCGGGGCGCAAGGCCAGACCACCAAATACACCTACGACGGCAACGGCAACCTCACCGGCATCACCGACCCCCTGCTCAACGCCACCGGCCTGGCCTACGACGCGCTCAACCGGCTGGTGTCCAACACCGACCCGGCCGGCAACCCGACCCAGTACCAGTACGATGCCAACGACAACCTGACCCAGGTGATCGACCCCCGCAATTTGGCGACCCAGTACGGCTACGACGGCCTAGGCCGCAGGCTGCAAACGCTCAGCCCCGACACCGGCAACACCCAGAACAGCTACGACGCCGCCGGGAATCTGCTGGCCTCGACCGACGCCCGCGGCAAGACCGCGCATTACACCTACGACGCCTTGAACCGGCTGACCGGCATCGATTACGGGAGCGGGACGCCGACGGTGTTGACCTACGACGGCGGCGGCAACGGCATCGGCCACCTGACCCGGATCGCCGACGACACCGGCAGCACCGACTGGACCTACGACGCGCACGGGCGGGTGCTGACCCGGACCCAGGCCATCGGCACGGTGGTCCGCCAGACGGCCTACGCCTACGACGCCTATGGCCGGGTCAGCCAGATCACCTACCCTTCCGGCAAGAAGATCGCGCTGGGCTACGACGGGGCCGGGCGGATCGCCCAGTTGAAGCTGGGTGCCACGACGCTGGTTCAGAACATCCAATACACCGCGTTCGGCGCGGTCGGCGGCTGGACCTGGGGCAACGGCCAGACCTATCAACGCGCCTTCGACGCGGATGGGCGTCCGGCCCAATACCCCCTGGGCGGGCGGACCCGGTCGCTGGCCTACGACAAGGCCGGGCGCATCACCGACTACGCCGACACCGACCCGACCCTCAGCCAGCGCTTCGGCTACGACAAGCTGGACCGGCTGGTGAGCGCGGCGCTGAACCCCACGGCGGCGCTGGGGTCCGGGCAGGTGTTGACCGGCTATGGCTACGACGCCGACGGCAACCGGCTGTCGGAGCAGGTCCAGGCAGGAAGCACGCTTTCGACCGGCTACGGCTACGATCCTGCCAGCAACCGGCTGGCCCAGGTGACGCCGCCGGGACAGGCGCCGCTGGCCTACGCCTACGACGCGGCGGGCAACACGCTCGGCGACGGCGCGAACACCTTCCTCTACAACGACCGGGGGCGGCTGGTCCAGGCGAACACCACCAAGTATCTGGTCAACGGGCTGGGGCAGCGGGTCAAGAAAAGCGGACCTTTGGGCACCTCCCTGTTCGCCTACGACGGGGATGGGCGGTTGGTCGGCGAGTACGCCTCCGCCGGGGGCCAGCCCCGCGAGGTGGTGTACCTGGGCGATATTCCGGTGGCGTACCTATCCCTGACCTCGGTGTACTACATCCACTCCGACCACCTCAACGCCCCCCGCGCCCTGGTGGACGCCACCAACAAGACCGTCTGGCGCTGGGATGCCGGTCCCTTCGGCGCGGAACTACCCGACGAAGACCCGGACGGCAACGGCACCAAGGTCGCCTTCAACTGGCGGTTGCCCGGCCAGTACTACGACGCCGAGACCGGGTTGCACTACAACTATGCGCGGGACTACGATCCGGGGACGGGGCGGTATGTCGAAAGCGATCCGATTGGATTGAAAGGTGGGATAAATACCTATGGATATGTAGGGAATAACCCGGTTGGGTTGGTCGATCCGAGTGGGCTGGATGGAACGGGGCCATGGACGGGCTTTGGGTCGGATATTCTGGTGCCTGGAAATCTTAAGGCGCTTGTAGAAGGTGCGCTCGTAGGGGCAATTGTCGAATCTGCTGCAATCGCAGCAGGAGAATTAGGAGCTACGGAAGCGGCAGGTACAATTATTTTTCGTGTGCAAGGAGGCATACTGCCTAATGCAAGCAAGGTAAGGTTCGCAGTAGACGAGGCAGGAAAATTAAGCATCCAAGGCAGTGACATGCTATTTATAAATGTCGGCCAGAAGGCGCGGGCATTGGAGTTTTTAGCTAAACGAGGTGATCAAGCTTACCTAATTCAATGCAAAGTTCGCCAAAAGTTCATTGATAAGCTTCGTGCTTCAGCCGTTGACCAAAGAGTAGGCAGGCAATCTCCTGGGGCACCTCAGCGTGTAGATGCAACGAGAGCCGCTGACCAGTACGGTATCCCTTCAAATATGTTTGAAGAGCTGCTCGACAATATTATATCTGGCACAATAAAGGTGACCATCCAATGA
- a CDS encoding peptidoglycan-binding protein → MLPHDPASAVAAFGPGIERALEGFQASQGLVADGIAGPQVRRALGIE, encoded by the coding sequence TTGCTGCCACATGATCCAGCCTCAGCCGTTGCGGCCTTCGGTCCCGGCATCGAGCGGGCACTGGAAGGTTTCCAGGCATCGCAAGGACTGGTGGCGGATGGCATAGCCGGGCCGCAAGTTCGACGGGCGCTGGGAATTGAATAG